Proteins from a genomic interval of bacterium:
- a CDS encoding PEGA domain-containing protein — translation MGERLRRGARVCALALLAGCAAARPPVPEAAVPAAPVVPAAAAGSGTLRIGSSPAGARIIVDDTPTNFRTPTAFPLPAGGHRVMLSLAAHRNWEAKVRLEAGATTQVDATLAALGTGSVGVSSTPPGAAICVDGEPTGLVTPATVPALPVGTHTVQLRLEGYEAWSQAVVVRPDRHFPFQALLAPSRKNLGRLNVRSHPPRALIALDGVPLGKVTPQCLGEVPAGSHVMELTLAGFRPWSGTAVVEEGRARDLLVTLRRLPAQEAGRARIESEPAGATITLDGVALEQPSPASIDGLPPGTFSVELAAPGRRPWRGELTVLSGQRTLLQAVLDPVP, via the coding sequence ATGGGAGAAAGGCTTCGCCGCGGCGCCCGGGTCTGCGCACTGGCCCTGCTCGCCGGCTGCGCGGCGGCGCGGCCGCCGGTCCCGGAGGCCGCCGTGCCCGCGGCGCCCGTCGTTCCGGCCGCTGCCGCCGGCAGCGGCACGCTGCGCATCGGCTCCTCCCCCGCGGGGGCCCGGATCATCGTCGACGACACGCCGACGAACTTCCGGACGCCCACCGCCTTCCCGCTGCCCGCGGGCGGCCACCGGGTCATGCTCTCGCTCGCCGCCCACCGCAACTGGGAGGCGAAGGTGCGCCTCGAGGCCGGCGCCACCACGCAGGTCGACGCCACGCTCGCGGCCCTCGGCACCGGCAGCGTGGGCGTCTCGAGCACCCCGCCGGGCGCGGCGATCTGCGTCGACGGCGAGCCGACGGGGCTCGTGACCCCCGCCACCGTCCCCGCGCTGCCGGTGGGCACGCACACCGTCCAGCTGCGCCTCGAGGGCTACGAGGCCTGGTCGCAGGCGGTCGTGGTGCGGCCGGACCGCCACTTCCCCTTCCAGGCGCTGCTGGCCCCCTCGCGGAAGAACCTCGGGCGGCTGAACGTGCGCTCCCACCCGCCCCGGGCGCTCATCGCGCTCGACGGCGTCCCCCTGGGGAAGGTCACGCCGCAGTGCCTCGGCGAGGTGCCGGCGGGCTCGCACGTGATGGAGCTGACGCTGGCCGGGTTCCGGCCGTGGAGCGGCACGGCGGTCGTGGAAGAGGGGCGCGCGCGCGACCTGCTCGTCACGCTGCGGCGCCTGCCGGCGCAGGAGGCGGGCCGCGCGCGCATCGAGAGCGAGCCGGCGGGAGCGACGATCACGCTCGACGGCGTCGCGCTGGAGCAGCCCAGCCCCGCGAGCATCGACGGCCTGCCCCCCGGCACGTTCTCGGTGGAACTGGCCGCGCCGGGGCGGCGGCCGTGGCGCGGCGAGCTGACGGTGCTCTCGGGCCAGCGCACGCTGTTGCAGGCGGTTCTCGACCCCGTTCCGTAG
- a CDS encoding outer membrane protein transport protein, whose product MRKTLAALCAAALVGAVAAAPAGATNGMEMIGTNPRSTGMGGADVAADSDAAAVSGNPALICGCAPSSASIGVTALMPKLGMTNMGGANDIEGENQVFAMPQLGYVHRIGGTPFTVGFGLYAQGGMGVDFKGVNTGMGTKDHLMSEVSFMRLNPMVAYRATEDLTLGATVMVGYARMKFSFFPETYSPGFDGTPGTGDDFAGMRVRDLSSFGVAGRIGAQYKLGPQVRLGATYTTKTDLKMDDGTATLNFGQMKTDYDAKMDDFTWPQEVEFGVAYLPITGLTLAADVKWINWSDAVKVPKLKLSSPDSGFAPQNLEADFAMHWDDQWVFAIGAEYLITPAQALRVGYNFGKSPVPDAYLNPLFPAIVEQHLTVGYGYTMGQWVFDLAYEHAFEKTQRNDNLNMMENPFGPGLEVSHSQNTVAASVTYRY is encoded by the coding sequence ATGAGGAAGACCCTAGCGGCACTGTGCGCGGCGGCGCTGGTCGGCGCCGTCGCAGCGGCCCCGGCCGGGGCCACGAACGGGATGGAGATGATCGGCACGAATCCCCGCTCCACCGGGATGGGCGGGGCGGATGTCGCCGCCGACAGCGACGCCGCGGCGGTGAGCGGCAACCCCGCCTTGATCTGCGGCTGCGCGCCGAGTTCCGCGAGCATCGGCGTCACGGCGCTGATGCCCAAGCTCGGGATGACCAACATGGGCGGGGCCAACGACATCGAAGGCGAGAACCAGGTCTTCGCGATGCCGCAGCTCGGCTACGTGCACCGGATCGGGGGCACCCCGTTCACGGTGGGCTTCGGCCTCTACGCGCAGGGCGGGATGGGCGTCGACTTCAAGGGCGTGAACACGGGCATGGGCACGAAGGACCACCTGATGTCCGAGGTCTCCTTCATGCGGCTGAACCCGATGGTGGCCTACCGGGCCACCGAGGACTTGACCCTCGGCGCGACGGTCATGGTCGGTTATGCGCGCATGAAGTTCTCCTTCTTCCCGGAGACCTACTCGCCGGGCTTCGACGGGACCCCGGGGACCGGCGACGACTTCGCCGGCATGCGGGTCAGGGACCTCTCGAGTTTCGGCGTCGCCGGCCGGATCGGCGCGCAGTACAAGCTCGGCCCGCAGGTGCGCCTCGGCGCGACCTACACGACAAAGACCGATCTCAAGATGGACGACGGCACGGCGACGCTGAACTTCGGGCAGATGAAGACCGATTACGACGCGAAGATGGACGACTTCACCTGGCCCCAGGAGGTGGAGTTCGGCGTGGCCTACCTGCCCATCACGGGGCTGACGCTCGCCGCCGACGTCAAGTGGATCAACTGGTCGGATGCGGTCAAGGTGCCCAAGCTCAAGCTCAGCAGCCCCGACAGCGGCTTCGCGCCGCAGAACCTCGAGGCGGACTTCGCGATGCACTGGGACGACCAGTGGGTCTTCGCCATCGGCGCGGAGTACCTGATCACCCCGGCGCAGGCGCTCCGCGTCGGCTACAACTTCGGCAAGAGCCCGGTGCCCGACGCCTACCTCAACCCGCTCTTCCCGGCGATCGTCGAGCAGCACCTGACGGTGGGTTATGGCTACACGATGGGCCAGTGGGTCTTCGACCTGGCCTACGAGCACGCCTTCGAGAAGACGCAGCGCAATGACAACCTGAACATGATGGAGAACCCCTTCGGACCGGGGCTCGAGGTCAGCCACTCCCAGAACACGGTTGCCGCGAGCGTGACCTACCGCTACTAG
- the aprB gene encoding adenylyl-sulfate reductase subunit beta translates to MPSYVLTEKCDGCKGQDKTACQYICPNDLMTLNRDIMKAHNQETDQCWECYNCVKICPQQAIEIRAYQDFAPLGANVIPMRSTDSIMWTVKFRNGTLKRFKFPIRTTVEGSIDPYAGKPEPDYAKLKSPGFFNYEARK, encoded by the coding sequence ATGCCGAGTTACGTTCTCACGGAGAAGTGCGACGGGTGCAAGGGGCAGGACAAGACCGCCTGCCAGTACATCTGCCCCAACGACCTGATGACCCTCAACCGGGACATCATGAAGGCGCACAACCAGGAAACCGACCAGTGCTGGGAGTGCTACAACTGCGTGAAGATCTGCCCCCAGCAGGCGATCGAGATCCGGGCCTACCAGGACTTCGCCCCCCTCGGCGCGAACGTCATCCCGATGCGCTCGACGGACTCCATCATGTGGACCGTGAAGTTCCGCAACGGGACCCTCAAGCGCTTCAAGTTCCCGATCCGCACCACCGTCGAGGGTTCGATCGACCCCTACGCCGGCAAGCCGGAGCCCGACTACGCGAAGCTCAAGAGCCCGGGTTTCTTCAACTACGAGGCCCGCAAGTAG
- the aprA gene encoding adenylyl-sulfate reductase subunit alpha: protein MEKESCTFSYCQKPAVIEVETDLLLIGGGMACCGAAYEAARWATPKGIKVTMVDKAATDRSGAVAMGLSAINTYVGENKPEDYVKYVRADLMGIIREDLVYDLGRHVDDSVHLFEEWGLPIWKKGDDGFSLDGFQARDAGKKSLRDGGTPVRSGKWQIMINGESYKVIVAEAAKKALEFNRKGTGVDQNHFERVFIVKLYNDASDPNRVAAAAGFSVRENKIYLFKAKAMINAAGGAVNVFRPRSVKEGQGRAWYPVWNSGSGYALGMQAGAEMTLMENRFVPARFKDGYGPVGAWFLFFKAKATNALGEDYCANQEYLAEAKAKYGKYVDAMGTAIRNHLMMKDMKAGKGPILMRTHEAMAAINKDFVDKLGEKEGKKKVKHLEAEAWEDFLDMAIGQAGLWAAKNIEPDKEPSEIMPTEPYLLGSHAGCAGFWVSGPGDIPGTPAHYTWGYNRMSTVKGLFMVGDVCGASGHKFSSGSHAEGRIAAKSALAFIMDNNTMPKAAVTADEVAAELYAPYELYEKYKTFTTDPKTNPHYIKPDMLQARLQKIGDEYFGGISTWYMTSKTMLETGLNLLTMLKEDSARMAAGNLHELMRCWENYHRILSLEAHARHILFREESRYPGYYYRGDFDKIDDDNWRCFTNSVYDPKTNNWTMKKVEYKQLFA, encoded by the coding sequence ATGGAAAAGGAGAGCTGCACTTTCTCGTACTGCCAGAAGCCCGCGGTCATCGAGGTCGAGACCGACCTGCTGCTCATCGGCGGCGGCATGGCCTGCTGCGGCGCCGCCTACGAGGCCGCGCGCTGGGCGACCCCCAAGGGCATCAAGGTGACGATGGTCGACAAGGCCGCGACCGACCGCTCCGGCGCCGTCGCGATGGGCCTGTCGGCGATCAACACCTACGTCGGCGAGAACAAGCCCGAGGACTACGTCAAGTACGTCCGCGCCGACCTGATGGGCATCATCCGCGAGGACCTGGTCTACGACCTGGGCCGGCACGTGGATGACTCGGTCCACCTCTTCGAGGAGTGGGGCCTGCCGATCTGGAAGAAGGGCGACGACGGCTTCTCGCTCGACGGCTTCCAGGCCCGCGACGCCGGCAAGAAGTCCCTCAGGGACGGCGGCACGCCGGTGCGCTCCGGCAAGTGGCAGATCATGATCAACGGCGAGTCCTACAAGGTCATCGTGGCCGAGGCCGCCAAGAAGGCGCTCGAGTTCAACCGCAAGGGCACGGGCGTCGACCAGAACCACTTCGAGCGCGTCTTCATCGTGAAGCTCTACAACGACGCGAGCGACCCGAACCGCGTCGCGGCCGCGGCCGGCTTCTCCGTGCGCGAGAACAAGATCTACCTCTTCAAGGCCAAGGCGATGATCAACGCCGCCGGCGGCGCCGTCAACGTCTTCCGCCCCCGCTCGGTCAAGGAGGGGCAGGGCCGCGCCTGGTACCCGGTGTGGAACTCGGGTTCGGGCTACGCGCTCGGCATGCAGGCCGGCGCCGAGATGACCCTCATGGAGAACCGCTTCGTGCCGGCGCGCTTCAAGGACGGCTACGGGCCGGTCGGCGCCTGGTTCCTCTTCTTCAAGGCGAAGGCCACCAACGCGCTCGGTGAGGACTACTGCGCGAACCAGGAGTACCTCGCGGAGGCCAAGGCCAAGTACGGCAAGTACGTCGACGCGATGGGCACGGCGATCCGCAACCACCTGATGATGAAGGACATGAAGGCCGGCAAGGGCCCGATCCTCATGCGGACGCACGAGGCCATGGCCGCCATCAACAAGGACTTCGTCGACAAGCTCGGCGAGAAGGAAGGCAAGAAGAAGGTCAAGCACCTCGAGGCCGAGGCCTGGGAGGACTTCCTCGACATGGCGATCGGCCAGGCCGGTCTCTGGGCCGCCAAGAACATCGAGCCCGACAAGGAGCCCTCCGAGATCATGCCGACCGAGCCCTACCTGCTCGGCTCGCACGCCGGCTGCGCCGGCTTCTGGGTCAGCGGCCCCGGCGACATCCCCGGCACCCCGGCCCACTACACCTGGGGCTACAACCGCATGTCCACCGTCAAGGGCCTGTTCATGGTCGGCGACGTCTGCGGCGCCTCGGGCCACAAGTTCTCCTCGGGCTCGCACGCGGAAGGCCGCATCGCCGCCAAGTCGGCGCTCGCCTTCATCATGGACAACAACACCATGCCGAAGGCCGCGGTCACGGCGGACGAGGTCGCCGCCGAGCTCTACGCCCCCTACGAGCTGTACGAGAAGTACAAGACCTTCACCACCGACCCGAAGACCAACCCGCACTACATCAAGCCCGACATGCTCCAGGCGCGCCTGCAGAAGATCGGCGACGAGTACTTCGGCGGCATCTCGACCTGGTACATGACCTCGAAGACGATGCTCGAGACCGGCCTCAACCTCCTGACCATGCTCAAGGAGGACTCGGCCCGGATGGCGGCGGGCAACCTCCACGAGCTGATGCGCTGCTGGGAGAACTACCACCGCATCCTCTCGCTCGAGGCGCACGCGCGGCACATCCTCTTCAGGGAGGAGAGCCGGTACCCGGGCTACTACTACCGCGGCGACTTCGACAAGATCGACGACGACAACTGGCGCTGCTTCACGAACTCCGTCTACGACCCCAAGACCAACAACTGGACCATGAAGAAGGTGGAGTACAAGCAGCTCTTCGCCTAG